A stretch of Alkalicella caledoniensis DNA encodes these proteins:
- a CDS encoding TldD/PmbA family protein, whose protein sequence is MGKIFELASKNFQEAELYIKSEKKLSIRLSGDQPKGGDGSRITEYALRAVKNNNMGTAVTTSEEDISIVERAEISLANQTTVPVKFSNSTPASVCCEDSTVSNMKSEELLEEGLRISKLFAEVAPNIKPEISLTAVTKNIAIQNTAGFNANYNKTLYNVGVSTKSPKGFNEVYHVKNSSSFQPITGEDVEKLISMHKIAQNRVKGIGGKLPVIFSGKAMGSLILRVLAGVNSDIILKGISPVKDKMGEQVFSQNITIRDDGTFKGGLGTCAFDDEGTPGQNTLVYENGVLRSYLADISSATKLGINPTGNSFKRTMFSEDIEDHPSVEASNIIVEGLTVADDELFKEVKRGIFVESVMGAHTGNINAGDYSLNVSSGYLIEDGKLVGKVQDTMVAGNIYEDFKNVVSMGTELQPLMAIFFSLGYSPNVLFKDISVVVE, encoded by the coding sequence ATGGGTAAAATCTTTGAATTAGCATCTAAGAATTTCCAAGAGGCTGAACTATATATAAAGTCAGAGAAAAAGTTATCTATTAGATTATCTGGTGATCAACCTAAGGGCGGAGATGGAAGTAGAATTACTGAGTATGCACTAAGGGCAGTTAAAAACAACAACATGGGAACTGCAGTAACTACAAGTGAAGAAGATATCTCAATTGTAGAAAGAGCAGAAATCTCCCTTGCTAACCAGACTACAGTTCCAGTGAAGTTTAGCAACAGCACTCCAGCTTCTGTGTGTTGTGAAGATAGTACCGTAAGTAACATGAAAAGCGAGGAACTTTTAGAGGAAGGGTTAAGAATTTCTAAACTTTTTGCAGAAGTTGCTCCCAATATAAAACCTGAGATATCTCTAACTGCTGTTACAAAAAACATAGCTATCCAAAATACTGCTGGGTTTAACGCAAATTATAATAAAACTCTATACAATGTTGGTGTTTCTACTAAATCCCCTAAGGGTTTTAACGAAGTTTATCATGTAAAAAACAGTAGCAGTTTCCAACCCATAACTGGTGAAGATGTGGAAAAACTGATCTCCATGCATAAAATAGCTCAAAACAGGGTCAAAGGTATCGGGGGTAAGCTCCCTGTAATATTCAGTGGCAAAGCCATGGGATCCTTAATCCTCAGGGTCTTAGCTGGTGTAAACTCTGATATAATTCTAAAGGGTATCTCACCTGTCAAGGATAAGATGGGTGAACAAGTATTTTCACAAAACATCACAATCCGCGATGATGGAACCTTTAAAGGTGGGTTAGGCACATGCGCCTTTGATGATGAAGGTACTCCAGGACAAAATACCCTTGTTTATGAAAATGGTGTTTTAAGAAGTTATCTTGCAGATATTTCTTCCGCTACAAAACTAGGTATCAACCCAACAGGTAATAGCTTTAAAAGAACCATGTTCTCTGAAGATATTGAAGACCACCCCTCAGTAGAAGCAAGCAATATAATAGTTGAGGGCTTAACCGTAGCAGATGATGAGTTATTTAAAGAAGTCAAACGTGGAATCTTCGTTGAATCTGTCATGGGTGCCCATACAGGAAATATCAATGCTGGTGACTACTCATTAAATGTGTCTAGTGGATACTTAATAGAGGATGGGAAGCTAGTTGGGAAAGTACAAGATACCATGGTTGCAGGAAACATATACGAAGACTTCAAAAACGTTGTATCAATGGGTACTGAGCTACAGCCACTGATGGCAATCTTTTTTTCACTAGGGTATTCACCTAATGTGTTGTTTAAGGACATTAGTGTGGTTGTGGAATAA
- a CDS encoding stalk domain-containing protein: protein MKKTLWIIIGVVAAIALAVFFLNRTPDTTPDPTPQPDEQEQADEAQQEYDPFEGNVWLNAEGVEMENTPILDKGAIHLPLLELANALNIEVSYDSNTQSIWIGTDQDEDIQESEEELKIYKNNADLTPSNIITLNDEFYISGREIAPLLDIYFYESLFENAVFLVDDSEAPRDGEYVAVRRRDQRGWEPRVNITIENGQITSAEYNEYNQEDQGKLDDPQYIQNWQNTYPDVDPLALVAQLEEQLVSTQSVSEIDVTTGATGSYRNFTELASIIMAQSRVSKIGQEYVDGDYEVYGNPAQNGWTPYITYQISNGTITSFTYDEVNEEGNSKREDEEYINRWRGNFEDVDPIAIIEERERQVLLTQDPNTVDVTTGATSWGRNMKRLTTGSILQAQQSELEQDYETIYVFVGEQGERGDLPQLLITTDNDEMTNVNFSDYRNGVNKKFDEPYLQRWSENYPDVDQLAIVQEMEETFLESQDPDELDAITGATNWRNAFQTLARRALEVIGGAN from the coding sequence ATGAAGAAAACTTTGTGGATTATAATAGGAGTAGTAGCTGCCATAGCTCTAGCTGTATTTTTCTTAAATAGAACACCTGATACTACCCCAGACCCAACCCCACAACCCGATGAACAAGAACAGGCTGATGAAGCTCAGCAAGAATATGATCCCTTCGAAGGTAACGTTTGGTTAAATGCAGAAGGTGTTGAAATGGAAAATACACCAATACTTGATAAAGGTGCAATCCATTTGCCCCTTTTAGAATTAGCCAATGCTCTAAATATCGAAGTAAGCTATGACTCAAATACACAATCTATTTGGATAGGTACTGATCAAGATGAAGACATCCAAGAAAGTGAAGAAGAGCTTAAAATTTATAAAAACAACGCTGATCTAACCCCAAGTAATATAATTACATTAAACGATGAATTCTATATATCTGGCAGAGAAATAGCACCTCTTTTAGATATATATTTCTACGAAAGTCTTTTTGAGAACGCTGTATTTTTAGTAGATGACAGTGAAGCTCCTAGAGATGGAGAATATGTTGCTGTTAGAAGACGTGACCAAAGGGGTTGGGAACCAAGAGTAAATATAACCATTGAAAATGGTCAAATAACTTCAGCGGAATATAATGAGTATAATCAAGAGGATCAAGGAAAGCTAGATGACCCACAGTATATCCAAAATTGGCAAAATACATATCCAGATGTGGACCCATTGGCTCTCGTGGCCCAGTTGGAAGAGCAACTTGTTAGCACCCAGTCAGTGAGTGAGATTGATGTCACAACAGGTGCCACCGGTAGCTATAGAAACTTTACTGAGCTAGCCTCTATTATAATGGCCCAGTCCAGGGTTAGCAAAATAGGCCAAGAGTATGTGGATGGTGACTATGAGGTATATGGTAATCCTGCGCAAAATGGCTGGACACCATATATCACCTACCAAATTAGTAACGGAACCATTACAAGCTTCACTTATGATGAAGTAAATGAAGAGGGTAATAGCAAACGTGAAGATGAAGAGTACATCAATAGATGGAGAGGTAACTTCGAGGATGTAGACCCCATAGCAATAATTGAGGAAAGGGAAAGACAAGTGCTACTTACCCAAGATCCTAACACCGTTGATGTAACAACAGGTGCCACCTCATGGGGTAGAAACATGAAAAGATTAACCACAGGATCAATACTACAAGCACAGCAGTCAGAGTTAGAACAAGACTACGAAACTATATATGTGTTTGTTGGTGAGCAAGGTGAACGGGGAGATCTGCCTCAATTACTAATAACCACTGACAATGACGAAATGACAAATGTAAATTTCAGTGATTATAGAAATGGGGTAAACAAGAAATTCGATGAGCCATATCTTCAAAGATGGAGTGAAAACTATCCAGATGTTGACCAGTTGGCAATAGTTCAAGAAATGGAAGAAACCTTCCTAGAAAGCCAAGACCCCGATGAACTAGATGCAATAACAGGTGCTACAAACTGGAGAAATGCTTTCCAAACCTTAGCCCGCAGAGCGTTAGAAGTAATTGGTGGGGCTAATTAG
- a CDS encoding mechanosensitive ion channel family protein, which produces MIEQILDFWYFHLFRPTRFVGITFLFFMLSHFFNLYIYKLIVKMTDKTKTTLDTKIVTAFRKPVKNFIFFLGLFFALRDLSLSKEYYDVVVKLFRSTVIILITSGFYNLSSTSSALFTKLNEKLDFDIDRILIPIISKAIRFILVAISASIIAQEWGYDVNGFVAGLGIGGLAFALAAQDSLSNFFGGIVIILDKPFSIGDWILTPNVEGTVEDINFRSTKVRTFAHALVTVPNATLAKNPITNWSKMGRRRISFNLGVTYTTPREKLATCVTRIDSMLKNHSDIHPETIFVNFDSFNSSSLDIFIYCFTNTTVWGEFLKVKEDVNFKIMDILEQEGVSVAFPSRSLYFENPIPTAKVNIE; this is translated from the coding sequence ATGATTGAGCAAATTTTAGATTTTTGGTATTTCCATCTGTTTAGACCTACTAGGTTTGTAGGTATTACATTTTTATTTTTTATGTTAAGCCATTTTTTTAACTTATATATTTATAAACTCATAGTTAAAATGACAGACAAAACAAAAACCACTTTAGATACAAAAATAGTTACAGCCTTTAGGAAACCTGTGAAGAATTTTATTTTTTTCCTTGGTCTTTTTTTTGCATTACGTGATCTTTCTTTATCAAAAGAGTATTATGATGTTGTGGTCAAACTTTTTAGATCCACTGTAATAATCCTAATAACCTCAGGCTTTTACAATCTCAGTAGTACATCTTCTGCACTATTTACCAAATTAAATGAGAAACTAGATTTTGATATTGATAGGATTTTAATCCCTATTATATCTAAAGCAATAAGATTTATTTTAGTGGCAATAAGTGCTTCGATTATAGCACAGGAATGGGGATATGACGTTAATGGTTTTGTGGCAGGTCTTGGTATAGGTGGTCTAGCCTTCGCCCTAGCCGCTCAAGATTCCCTTTCAAATTTCTTTGGAGGAATAGTTATAATCTTAGATAAGCCTTTCTCCATAGGAGACTGGATTCTAACACCAAATGTAGAAGGCACAGTGGAAGATATTAATTTTCGCAGTACAAAGGTTCGCACTTTTGCCCATGCCCTAGTTACAGTTCCAAATGCCACTTTGGCTAAAAACCCAATTACAAATTGGAGCAAAATGGGAAGAAGACGAATCTCCTTTAATCTTGGTGTCACTTATACAACTCCTAGGGAAAAGTTGGCTACATGTGTAACTAGGATTGATTCCATGTTAAAGAATCATAGTGATATACATCCAGAGACAATTTTTGTAAACTTTGATAGCTTCAATAGTAGTTCTTTAGATATATTTATATATTGCTTTACAAACACCACTGTATGGGGGGAGTTTTTGAAAGTTAAAGAAGATGTGAACTTTAAAATCATGGATATTTTAGAACAAGAAGGAGTATCAGTAGCCTTCCCATCTAGAAGCCTTTACTTTGAAAACCCCATCCCAACAGCAAAAGTGAATATAGAGTAA
- a CDS encoding TldD/PmbA family protein produces the protein MYNEALKSALSGKGYQDLRYQQLRTTTIKVSKGKIKDVSVVNKAGGNSRALIGGGYGTYSFNDISDAKTAMEQSASISSFIPGSVKLAQVPVTLDEIIANPLLDPRTIDLDDKKSLLLSYDQILCGFEDIVNTDGSYYEIVSYKTFVNNEGSVITQEHIICGINYRIISMRDGVIQQTRLSLGGTDCYSDLLHQELVVHNKAQQTVDLLEAKTLEGGDYDVILDHEVGGLFIHEAFGHLSESDNLLDNEALRETMTLGTEFGSEILNVIDDPSLKGIPGSYTYDDEGVRGKQTYLIKKGKLSGRLHSRQSAGLLEEEPTGHCRAKDYNFKPIVRMGNIYIDKGPHKFEDMISSMEKGILLFGSAGGQTSGEMFTFAVQGGYQIKEGKITNMVRDIALSGNLFTTMKNIEMIADSVEYSKAGGCGKAGQILVTSGKGSAPIKVKKMSIGGK, from the coding sequence ATGTATAATGAAGCATTAAAAAGTGCCTTATCAGGTAAAGGCTATCAAGACCTTCGTTATCAACAGCTAAGAACAACCACAATCAAAGTATCAAAAGGTAAGATTAAAGACGTAAGTGTAGTAAATAAAGCCGGTGGAAATTCCCGGGCCTTAATTGGCGGAGGATACGGAACATATTCATTTAATGACATCTCAGATGCAAAGACCGCCATGGAACAAAGCGCCTCCATAAGCAGCTTCATCCCAGGTAGCGTCAAATTAGCTCAGGTTCCAGTGACTTTAGATGAAATAATAGCGAACCCCTTGCTTGATCCACGAACAATAGATTTAGATGACAAAAAAAGCTTGTTACTGAGCTATGATCAAATCCTTTGCGGATTTGAAGATATCGTAAACACAGACGGGTCCTACTACGAAATAGTTTCTTATAAAACCTTTGTTAATAACGAAGGTAGTGTTATAACTCAAGAGCATATTATCTGTGGTATAAACTATAGGATAATTTCCATGAGAGATGGGGTAATCCAACAAACCCGTCTGTCCCTAGGTGGTACAGACTGTTATTCTGATTTATTGCATCAAGAACTAGTTGTACACAATAAAGCACAACAAACAGTAGATCTTCTTGAGGCTAAAACCTTAGAAGGTGGCGATTACGATGTTATTTTAGACCATGAAGTTGGCGGGCTATTTATCCATGAAGCATTTGGCCATTTAAGTGAGTCAGATAACCTATTGGATAATGAAGCTCTAAGGGAAACAATGACCCTAGGAACTGAGTTTGGTTCAGAAATACTAAATGTTATAGATGATCCAAGCCTTAAGGGGATTCCTGGTAGCTACACCTATGATGATGAAGGTGTCAGAGGTAAACAAACTTATCTAATTAAAAAAGGTAAATTAAGTGGCAGACTACACTCCCGTCAGTCAGCAGGACTGTTAGAAGAAGAACCTACAGGCCACTGTAGGGCAAAGGATTATAACTTTAAACCCATAGTTAGAATGGGTAATATATACATCGATAAAGGTCCCCATAAGTTCGAAGACATGATATCCTCCATGGAAAAAGGAATCTTACTTTTTGGCTCAGCTGGTGGCCAAACATCTGGGGAGATGTTTACCTTCGCAGTTCAAGGTGGATATCAGATTAAAGAAGGTAAAATTACCAACATGGTAAGGGATATAGCCCTAAGTGGCAACCTATTTACCACCATGAAGAACATTGAAATGATAGCTGACAGTGTAGAATACTCAAAGGCTGGTGGTTGTGGTAAAGCCGGTCAAATACTTGTAACATCTGGAAAAGGTTCTGCACCAATTAAAGTTAAAAAAATGTCCATAGGAGGTAAATAG
- the speD gene encoding adenosylmethionine decarboxylase, which translates to MKIKPYKKLELYGFNNLTKTLSFNMYDICYAKTPEDRANYIEYIDEQYNADRLTAILTNVAHIIGANILNIAKQDYEPQGASVTILVSEEGEFNSQVTTAGEATSETPGPSLGSVAAHLDKSHITVHTYPESHPDEGISTFRADIDVSTCGHISPLKALNALIQSFDSDIMTVDYRVRGFTRDVNGKKLFIDHKINSIQNYIDGETRNRYQMIDVNVYQENIFHTKMILKEFDLDNYLFGISKADLSQNEKRKIKTKLKKEMNEIFYGRNIIKV; encoded by the coding sequence ATGAAAATTAAACCTTACAAAAAACTTGAACTTTATGGTTTTAACAATCTAACCAAAACCCTTAGTTTTAACATGTACGACATCTGCTATGCCAAAACACCTGAGGACCGAGCTAACTATATAGAGTATATAGATGAGCAGTACAATGCAGATAGATTAACAGCTATTTTAACAAATGTAGCACATATTATTGGTGCGAACATTTTAAATATAGCAAAGCAAGATTATGAACCCCAAGGAGCATCAGTTACAATACTTGTTTCTGAAGAAGGTGAATTTAACAGTCAGGTTACCACCGCAGGCGAAGCTACAAGCGAAACCCCAGGCCCTTCTTTAGGCAGTGTAGCAGCTCATTTAGATAAAAGCCATATAACAGTTCATACTTACCCTGAAAGTCACCCTGACGAAGGTATTAGTACCTTTAGGGCTGACATCGACGTGTCAACATGTGGGCATATCTCTCCACTAAAAGCTCTAAATGCTCTAATTCAATCCTTTGATTCTGATATTATGACAGTGGATTACAGAGTTAGAGGTTTTACAAGGGACGTTAATGGCAAGAAACTTTTTATAGACCACAAAATTAACTCTATTCAAAACTATATCGATGGTGAAACCCGCAATCGTTATCAAATGATAGATGTAAACGTATATCAAGAAAATATTTTCCACACTAAAATGATTCTAAAAGAGTTTGATTTAGATAACTACCTATTTGGTATATCTAAAGCTGACCTATCTCAAAACGAGAAGCGTAAAATAAAAACAAAACTAAAAAAAGAAATGAACGAAATCTTCTATGGAAGAAATATCATAAAAGTTTAA
- a CDS encoding MATE family efflux transporter, producing the protein MNLTNGPLKKAVVVLAIPVVLRMTLQMVVGMVDLALVGRLGREATAAVGLGNQLVMITISVVTAFTIGTTALVARFYGAGDKKSAADAARQSIILSFLSGTVLAIFGVIFAKQLILFMMSFSETINYEVVDLATGYLRIVFFSLPFMFAMMNTNAILQGAGDMKTPLYIMIFVNLFNIVGDIVLIFGWGIIPALGVNGAALATGLSRTFAGIIGMVVLSKGKGLDVNPFKLNFDMVIIRDILKIGIPSAFEQIFRQSGQMLFTMFAAGLGDVAMAANPIIMKGMSMSFMPGFGFGLAATTIVGQNLGANKPQRAKEGGFVATKMALIFMSGVGLLFFFFSSYIAAFFTPDPEVRAVVAQCLKILAVAQPFLAFVMVLAGGLRGAGDTKYVLWITLAGTWGMRVVAAFILSRFWGIYGLWYAMVLDNIVRATLMTLRFNGGKWQEIEVGEKMVA; encoded by the coding sequence TTGAATTTAACAAACGGACCCTTAAAAAAGGCCGTAGTTGTTTTAGCCATTCCTGTGGTGTTGAGAATGACCTTACAGATGGTTGTGGGAATGGTGGATTTGGCTTTGGTGGGTCGGCTGGGAAGAGAGGCTACTGCGGCAGTAGGACTTGGCAACCAATTGGTTATGATAACAATAAGCGTAGTTACAGCATTTACCATAGGAACCACAGCGCTGGTGGCTAGATTTTACGGAGCAGGCGATAAAAAAAGCGCAGCTGACGCTGCAAGGCAATCTATTATTTTAAGCTTTTTATCAGGAACGGTTTTAGCAATTTTCGGTGTAATATTTGCTAAACAGTTGATTTTGTTTATGATGAGTTTTTCTGAGACTATAAATTATGAAGTTGTTGATTTAGCAACAGGGTATCTTAGAATAGTGTTTTTTTCTTTACCTTTTATGTTTGCTATGATGAACACAAATGCCATATTACAAGGGGCAGGGGATATGAAGACACCCCTTTATATAATGATATTTGTAAATCTATTCAATATAGTGGGAGATATTGTGCTTATCTTTGGATGGGGAATCATACCTGCCTTAGGTGTAAATGGGGCTGCACTAGCAACAGGGCTTTCCCGTACCTTTGCAGGTATAATTGGTATGGTGGTATTGTCAAAGGGCAAAGGGTTGGATGTAAATCCTTTTAAATTGAATTTTGACATGGTCATTATACGGGATATACTGAAAATAGGTATACCCTCAGCCTTTGAACAAATTTTTAGACAAAGTGGGCAGATGTTATTTACCATGTTTGCTGCAGGTTTAGGTGACGTGGCCATGGCAGCCAATCCTATTATTATGAAGGGGATGTCCATGTCCTTTATGCCTGGATTTGGTTTTGGCTTAGCGGCAACCACCATTGTTGGACAGAATTTAGGTGCAAATAAACCACAGAGGGCTAAAGAAGGTGGTTTTGTAGCTACGAAAATGGCCCTTATATTTATGTCAGGTGTGGGGTTACTGTTTTTCTTTTTCTCAAGCTATATTGCAGCTTTTTTCACTCCAGACCCTGAAGTAAGAGCTGTGGTTGCTCAATGTCTGAAGATATTGGCTGTGGCACAACCGTTCCTGGCTTTCGTAATGGTTCTTGCGGGAGGACTTAGAGGAGCTGGAGATACAAAATATGTACTTTGGATAACCCTGGCAGGAACGTGGGGTATGCGTGTTGTAGCAGCCTTTATTCTATCTCGTTTTTGGGGAATATATGGATTGTGGTACGCCATGGTACTTGATAATATTGTAAGGGCTACCCTTATGACATTACGATTTAATGGAGGTAAATGGCAAGAAATAGAGGTAGGAGAGAAAATGGTAGCTTGA
- a CDS encoding class I SAM-dependent methyltransferase: MKFTGERVVPKVMNPENGMLIEHIARYEFAKAFCKGRVLDIACGVGYGTDYLLEGNENIDELVGVDIDHRSIEYAIEHYSYPNTKYFIDDCLSDELPEKYGTFDTIVSFETIEHFHGDEKFVQNLYNLLKDDGTLVISTPFGRGKNQPCSCPFHVYQYTEEEFWEILKPFKNITMYHQIDQRIEIPNPDTKYYLMVAVCKKGAND, encoded by the coding sequence ATGAAATTTACAGGGGAAAGAGTAGTACCTAAAGTTATGAATCCTGAAAACGGAATGCTAATTGAGCATATTGCTCGTTATGAGTTTGCAAAAGCTTTCTGCAAAGGCAGAGTGTTAGATATAGCATGTGGTGTAGGTTATGGAACAGACTACCTATTGGAAGGTAATGAAAATATAGACGAGCTTGTGGGTGTAGATATTGACCATAGATCAATAGAATACGCTATAGAACACTACAGCTACCCTAATACTAAATATTTCATTGATGACTGCCTAAGTGATGAACTTCCAGAAAAATATGGGACTTTTGATACCATAGTAAGTTTTGAGACAATTGAACATTTTCATGGTGACGAAAAATTTGTTCAAAATCTTTATAATCTCTTAAAAGATGATGGTACACTTGTTATATCTACACCCTTCGGTAGGGGGAAAAATCAACCTTGTTCTTGTCCATTTCATGTCTACCAGTACACCGAGGAAGAGTTTTGGGAAATACTTAAGCCATTCAAGAACATAACAATGTATCACCAAATAGATCAGAGAATAGAGATACCCAACCCAGATACAAAATACTATTTAATGGTAGCCGTGTGTAAAAAAGGAGCCAACGATTAA
- the speD gene encoding adenosylmethionine decarboxylase produces the protein MKIKNFKKLKLYGFNNLTKTLSFNIYDVCYAKTEEDKKSYIEYIDEEYSAERLTNILKNVADIIGANVLNIAKQDYEPQGASVTMLVSEEGVYSDKPPEELNESESPGPLPGSVVGHLDKSHITVHTYPESHPDQGVSTFRADIDVSTCGHISPLKALNYLIHSFDSDIMTIDYRVRGFTRDVNGKKLFIDHKINSIQNYIDPATRDSYQLIDVNIYQEHIFHTKMILKKFDLDDYLFGVSKKELSPTERRKIKHRLKKEMNDIFYGRNVIKV, from the coding sequence ATGAAGATCAAAAACTTTAAAAAGCTGAAATTATATGGCTTTAATAATTTAACGAAGACCCTGAGTTTTAATATTTACGATGTTTGTTACGCTAAAACTGAAGAAGATAAGAAAAGCTATATTGAGTACATCGATGAAGAATATAGTGCCGAAAGATTAACAAACATCCTAAAAAATGTTGCTGACATCATAGGTGCTAATGTTCTTAATATAGCTAAACAAGATTATGAGCCCCAAGGTGCATCAGTAACAATGTTAGTATCTGAAGAAGGAGTTTATTCAGATAAACCCCCTGAAGAGCTAAATGAATCAGAAAGCCCAGGCCCATTGCCCGGGTCAGTAGTTGGACATCTAGATAAAAGTCATATAACCGTCCACACATACCCAGAAAGTCACCCAGACCAAGGTGTCAGTACCTTCAGAGCAGATATTGATGTTTCTACATGTGGCCACATTTCACCACTAAAGGCATTAAACTACCTTATCCACAGCTTTGATTCAGATATCATGACTATCGACTATAGGGTGCGTGGTTTTACAAGGGATGTAAATGGCAAAAAACTATTTATCGATCATAAAATCAATTCCATCCAAAATTATATTGATCCAGCTACTAGGGATAGTTATCAGTTGATAGATGTGAATATCTACCAAGAACATATCTTCCATACAAAAATGATACTTAAAAAGTTTGACCTAGATGACTATCTTTTCGGTGTAAGCAAAAAAGAACTGTCTCCCACAGAAAGAAGAAAAATTAAACATCGCTTGAAAAAAGAAATGAATGATATCTTCTATGGACGAAATGTAATTAAAGTATAA
- a CDS encoding ABC transporter ATP-binding protein, with the protein MIEVKNLVKKYGQFEVLKSIDFSVDKGTVFGFLGKNGVGKSTTMNILTGLIGFNSGEIKFEGLDFVKNKGKIMQSIGYLTENPVFYEYMTAVEYLNFIAEVSDYDKKSRSKRVDELLEQVKLTEAKNRKVGGYSRGMKQRLGLAVALFNHPKYLFLDEPTSALDPQGRLEMVELISDLKGRDITVFLSTHILSDVERVCDEVSIMDKGNILLTRNLKDLQKEFIQPIFDITFEEECNVIAETLQGLSWVENIKNVDTRKISVYAKDMDIAKQNLMGELVKFKNPVINYQIRQGNLEDIFIRMVNGNGII; encoded by the coding sequence ATGATTGAAGTAAAAAATCTTGTAAAAAAATATGGCCAATTTGAAGTACTAAAATCCATAGACTTTTCTGTTGATAAAGGTACAGTTTTTGGTTTCCTAGGCAAAAATGGTGTGGGAAAATCCACCACTATGAATATATTGACAGGTTTAATAGGGTTTAATAGTGGAGAAATAAAGTTCGAAGGTCTTGACTTTGTAAAAAATAAAGGCAAAATTATGCAGTCTATTGGGTACCTTACAGAAAACCCTGTTTTCTACGAATACATGACAGCAGTAGAGTATCTAAATTTTATAGCTGAAGTAAGTGACTATGATAAGAAATCTAGATCAAAACGAGTTGACGAATTGTTAGAACAAGTAAAATTAACTGAGGCTAAAAATAGAAAAGTGGGTGGCTACTCACGGGGGATGAAACAACGACTGGGGTTAGCTGTAGCCCTATTTAACCACCCTAAATATCTCTTTTTAGACGAACCAACCTCTGCCCTAGACCCCCAAGGGCGTCTTGAGATGGTGGAACTCATAAGTGACCTTAAGGGCAGAGATATAACAGTATTTCTATCTACCCATATTCTTAGTGATGTTGAAAGGGTTTGTGATGAAGTTAGTATTATGGATAAAGGAAATATTTTGCTTACAAGAAATTTAAAGGATCTACAAAAGGAATTTATACAGCCTATTTTTGATATTACCTTTGAAGAAGAGTGTAATGTCATAGCTGAAACCTTGCAAGGTCTTAGTTGGGTAGAAAATATAAAAAATGTTGATACTCGCAAAATAAGTGTGTATGCAAAGGATATGGATATAGCAAAACAAAATCTAATGGGTGAATTAGTCAAGTTTAAAAACCCAGTAATTAATTATCAAATTAGACAAGGGAACCTTGAAGATATATTTATTAGGATGGTGAACGGCAATGGCATCATTTAA
- a CDS encoding flavin reductase family protein produces the protein MGKVKNVTYSEMLPELMEQLPKGAFLTAKWQDKVNTMTIGWGTVGVVWGKPIFMIAVRYSRYTYRLLDNAQEFTVSIPLSNNLKKELGICGSKSGRDMNKFEECGLTIQKGQKISTPVVGECELHYECKVVYQQAMEPKLLHNDIDEKYYKNDDFHVIYYGEIVASYLNDK, from the coding sequence ATGGGGAAAGTCAAAAATGTTACGTATAGTGAAATGCTTCCAGAATTGATGGAACAATTACCAAAGGGAGCTTTTTTAACTGCTAAATGGCAGGACAAAGTTAACACCATGACCATTGGCTGGGGAACTGTTGGAGTAGTTTGGGGTAAGCCTATTTTCATGATAGCAGTAAGATATTCTAGATATACTTATAGATTACTAGATAATGCACAAGAATTTACAGTAAGTATACCCTTATCCAATAACCTAAAAAAAGAATTAGGTATTTGTGGATCAAAATCAGGCAGAGATATGAACAAATTTGAAGAATGTGGACTAACAATCCAAAAAGGGCAGAAAATCTCTACCCCAGTGGTAGGTGAGTGTGAACTACACTATGAATGTAAAGTTGTTTATCAGCAAGCCATGGAGCCAAAACTCCTACACAACGACATTGATGAAAAGTATTATAAAAATGATGACTTCCATGTTATCTACTACGGAGAGATAGTGGCATCTTACTTAAATGATAAATAG
- a CDS encoding PLD nuclease N-terminal domain-containing protein, protein MFETMQFTEILKMLLPIIIIEFALKVYCLINLFKNDANHLPKWAWALIITFVNVFGPVGYLIMGKRRY, encoded by the coding sequence ATGTTTGAGACTATGCAATTCACTGAAATTTTAAAAATGTTGTTACCAATTATAATAATAGAGTTTGCCCTTAAGGTTTACTGCTTGATTAATTTATTTAAAAATGATGCAAACCATTTACCCAAGTGGGCATGGGCACTAATTATTACATTTGTAAACGTATTTGGACCAGTAGGGTACTTGATTATGGGTAAACGGAGGTATTAA